In a single window of the Planctomycetia bacterium genome:
- a CDS encoding exo-alpha-sialidase encodes MSSRRLAGFALIVACLILSPVASKAQPAASIKAGPSPHKEQFGDPYLPPDTSPGAPRATTPRAPAGSVQVNTNAMGLNIPNDAANEPSLAIDPSDPNRIVIGWRQFDNIASNFRQAGWAYSNDAGATWTFPGVLQPGVFRSDPILGADAFGRFFYNSLQQNFCIDVWRSLDGGVTWPIHPDAVGGDKAWMDVDQRDYGYGAGHLYQAWSTGASCSGPGTFTRSTNGGLSWEPTLSTPLPSVFGTVAVGPDGELYIGGVDGPFFFNPDFVVLRSSNAKNPNVTPTFDVVVTGNFLGGAQIGGGGPNPDGLLGQTWIAVNKTAGPNRGHVYMLASVQPAGGDPLDVRFTRSTDGGQTWSPSIRVNDDPTNNGAYQWFGTMSVAPNGRIDAIWNDTRDDPSNQLSRVYYSYSTDEGVTWTPNQAMTPQFDSMVGFPNQNKIGDYYDMESDLTGASLAYSATFNGEQDVYFMRITVDDCNTNGISDVDDIANMTSEDCNANGVPDECENDCNTNGIADACDIAAMTSEDCDLNGHPDECEVGGLLDCNTNGNSDLCDIYTGVSQDCNGNQIPDECDIAAMVSEDCNTNGIPDECEPPDDCNTNGIADICDLAQGTSFDCDNDGIPNECQLDGTHVLFSENFTSGLPVGWTATGLWHTTAACPRAEPCEASPWAYYGIDAACNFSTGATTAGVLTAPPIAIPANALQATLYYCSAYGGQSGNSNASGMDWAWIAANGIEVDDVSAGLSQLTWETRAVDLSAFAGQNVTLTFNFDSRGAFLNTFLGWQFDGLRLEAVLQGSLDCDDNIVPDLCEIQNDPTLDCNNNGVLDVCEGPVVCVCQGLLGDVDGDSNRDGLDIGPFTACYLAGVPTTPSCGCADMDANGVVDDLDVDLFVDCLLGLGCP; translated from the coding sequence ATGAGTTCAAGACGCCTTGCCGGCTTCGCATTGATCGTTGCCTGTCTCATCCTGTCTCCGGTCGCCTCGAAAGCCCAACCCGCCGCTTCCATCAAGGCCGGTCCGTCGCCTCACAAGGAGCAATTCGGCGATCCCTACCTCCCTCCGGATACCTCACCCGGCGCTCCGCGCGCCACCACACCGCGAGCACCCGCAGGAAGTGTCCAGGTCAACACAAACGCAATGGGACTGAACATCCCGAACGACGCGGCCAACGAGCCCTCGTTAGCGATTGACCCGTCTGACCCGAACCGGATCGTGATCGGCTGGCGACAGTTCGACAACATCGCCTCAAATTTCCGGCAGGCGGGCTGGGCCTATTCAAACGATGCCGGTGCGACTTGGACGTTTCCCGGTGTCCTGCAGCCCGGCGTGTTCCGCAGCGACCCCATCCTGGGAGCGGATGCTTTCGGCCGGTTCTTCTACAACAGTCTGCAACAGAATTTCTGCATTGATGTCTGGCGCTCGCTCGATGGCGGTGTGACCTGGCCGATTCATCCCGATGCCGTCGGTGGTGACAAAGCCTGGATGGACGTCGACCAGCGAGATTACGGCTACGGCGCGGGCCATCTCTATCAGGCCTGGAGCACCGGCGCGAGCTGTTCGGGGCCCGGCACCTTCACCCGATCCACAAACGGCGGCCTCTCCTGGGAACCAACCCTTTCAACGCCGCTCCCGTCGGTCTTCGGAACCGTGGCCGTCGGACCCGACGGCGAACTCTACATCGGCGGCGTGGACGGACCGTTTTTCTTTAATCCGGACTTTGTCGTACTCCGCTCGTCCAATGCCAAAAACCCCAACGTGACGCCGACCTTCGACGTGGTCGTCACCGGTAACTTCCTCGGCGGCGCGCAGATCGGCGGCGGCGGCCCCAATCCCGACGGCCTCCTGGGTCAGACATGGATCGCCGTGAACAAAACCGCCGGACCCAATCGCGGCCACGTCTACATGCTCGCCTCGGTCCAACCCGCCGGCGGCGATCCGCTCGACGTACGCTTCACGCGCAGCACCGACGGCGGCCAAACCTGGAGCCCGTCAATTCGCGTCAACGATGACCCCACCAACAACGGGGCCTATCAATGGTTCGGCACCATGTCGGTCGCCCCCAATGGACGCATCGATGCGATCTGGAATGACACGCGCGATGACCCGTCGAACCAGTTGTCTCGAGTGTACTACTCCTACTCGACCGACGAGGGTGTCACCTGGACGCCCAATCAGGCCATGACGCCGCAGTTCGACTCCATGGTCGGCTTCCCGAATCAAAATAAAATCGGCGACTACTACGATATGGAGTCCGATCTGACGGGTGCGAGCCTCGCATATTCAGCGACGTTCAATGGAGAGCAGGACGTCTATTTCATGCGGATCACGGTGGACGACTGTAATACCAACGGCATCAGCGACGTCGACGACATCGCCAACATGACCAGCGAAGACTGCAACGCCAACGGCGTGCCCGATGAATGCGAAAATGACTGCAACACCAACGGGATCGCCGACGCCTGCGACATCGCAGCCATGACCAGCGAAGATTGCGACCTGAACGGCCATCCGGACGAGTGCGAAGTCGGCGGCCTTCTTGACTGCAACACCAACGGCAATTCAGACCTGTGCGACATTTACACCGGCGTAAGCCAGGATTGCAACGGAAACCAGATCCCCGACGAATGCGACATCGCGGCCATGGTCTCCGAAGATTGCAACACCAACGGCATCCCCGACGAGTGCGAGCCGCCCGACGATTGCAACACCAACGGCATCGCGGACATTTGCGACCTCGCCCAGGGCACGAGCTTCGACTGCGACAATGACGGCATCCCGAATGAGTGCCAGCTTGACGGAACGCATGTCCTCTTCTCTGAAAACTTCACGTCGGGGCTCCCTGTGGGATGGACGGCGACAGGGCTCTGGCACACGACGGCGGCTTGCCCGAGAGCCGAGCCGTGCGAAGCCTCGCCGTGGGCGTATTACGGCATCGACGCCGCCTGTAACTTCAGCACCGGTGCGACAACAGCCGGCGTCCTCACCGCGCCGCCGATCGCCATCCCCGCCAACGCATTGCAGGCCACGTTGTACTACTGCTCGGCCTACGGCGGCCAAAGCGGCAATTCAAACGCCAGCGGCATGGACTGGGCCTGGATCGCCGCTAACGGCATCGAGGTGGATGACGTCAGTGCCGGACTCTCGCAGCTCACCTGGGAAACTCGTGCGGTCGATCTCTCCGCATTTGCCGGACAGAACGTAACGCTCACGTTCAATTTCGATTCGCGCGGCGCGTTCCTTAACACCTTCCTCGGTTGGCAGTTCGACGGACTCCGGCTGGAAGCGGTGCTTCAGGGTTCCTTGGACTGCGACGACAACATCGTGCCGGACCTCTGCGAAATTCAGAACGACCCCACATTGGACTGCAACAACAACGGTGTACTGGATGTCTGCGAAGGTCCTGTTGTATGCGTCTGCCAGGGCCTGCTCGGCGATGTCGACGGCGATTCCAACCGCGATGGACTTGACATCGGCCCGTTCACGGCGTGCTATCTGGCCGGCGTGCCGACGACGCCGAGCTGCGGCTGTGCCGACATGGACGCCAACGGAGTTGTGGATGATCTGGACGTCGATCTCTTTGTGGATTGCCTCCTCGGGCTGGGTTGCCCGTGA
- a CDS encoding pyruvate synthase subunit beta: protein MTQTLTGSLQIQGEHLLRCGNTNCAGCGMSLGLQLLDQGLGGEKPIMAIPACCGIVTAGAFPGSAYGAPVVATTFASSPAVATGLSTVQRLCDEDAPVICWAGDGGTFDIGIATLSAAAERNEDIIYICYDNEIYGNTGGQRSSATPMGIATTTSPFGKGERKKDIMSIMAAHRIPYAATLSVAHRDDFLRKVRFARRVRGFRFMVMLSPCPTGWKSEAEESVDLVRHAVGCGLFPLYEIFDGLRYRINARPDGVPLEEYAMRQTRYTRSSMDLAGIRREIDLQWTHLDAMAKMFPADNKDGLTENNVGDRLV, encoded by the coding sequence ATGACCCAGACGTTGACAGGAAGCCTGCAAATCCAAGGCGAACATCTTCTTCGCTGCGGGAACACCAATTGCGCCGGCTGCGGGATGTCCCTCGGCCTGCAGCTTCTCGACCAGGGACTGGGCGGTGAGAAGCCCATTATGGCAATTCCAGCGTGCTGTGGAATCGTTACCGCCGGCGCGTTTCCGGGCAGTGCTTACGGCGCCCCCGTCGTCGCAACGACCTTTGCGAGCAGTCCCGCGGTGGCTACCGGCCTGAGCACAGTGCAGCGGCTGTGCGACGAAGATGCTCCCGTCATTTGCTGGGCGGGCGACGGCGGCACTTTCGACATTGGGATCGCCACCCTCTCCGCAGCGGCCGAGCGTAACGAGGACATCATCTACATCTGCTATGATAACGAGATATATGGAAACACGGGCGGCCAGCGAAGTAGCGCTACCCCAATGGGCATCGCCACCACCACGTCACCCTTCGGAAAGGGCGAGCGTAAAAAGGACATCATGTCGATCATGGCCGCCCACCGCATACCGTACGCCGCTACCCTTTCCGTCGCCCATCGGGACGACTTCCTTCGGAAGGTGAGGTTCGCCCGCCGAGTGCGAGGATTCCGGTTTATGGTGATGCTCTCGCCCTGCCCTACCGGTTGGAAGTCGGAAGCCGAAGAGAGCGTTGACCTCGTCCGCCACGCGGTGGGATGCGGACTTTTCCCCCTTTATGAAATCTTCGATGGTTTGCGCTACCGTATCAACGCTCGACCCGACGGAGTACCGCTTGAAGAGTATGCGATGCGTCAAACAAGGTACACGCGTTCGTCGATGGATCTGGCGGGCATCAGGCGCGAAATCGACCTCCAGTGGACGCATCTTGACGCGATGGCAAAGATGTTTCCTGCCGATAATAAGGATGGTCTGACGGAGAACAACGTGGGAGACCGGCTCGTTTGA
- a CDS encoding citrate/2-methylcitrate synthase encodes MPKFLGRVEFPCTIELGRGLEGAITNVSKVGYVDGEAGHLNYRGYDIADLSDHCAFDEVAYLLIFGKLPNKKEFAGFRERLAKSGDLPDVIIKFIESMPRDAHPMNVLQAAVAALACLDKDSLVVTHSVSNAADAVEMETEIAIRIMARTRSIGAAIARARRGLPIIQPDPSLSFTANYLYQMSGERPTAVTEKLMDICLILQADHGMNASTFTAMVVHSSLADMYSTIAAAIGSLRGPLHGGANEAALDDLKAIGGPEKAAAWVADRIAKGQKVIGFGHRVYKAYDPRALVLKKHAEALCKEKGMESLYRTAVEVENLFLGEMKAKGKPIYPNVDYYSGIVYHALGFPTPLFPVIFAVSRTAGWAARVLEYLPENRIFRPRAVYDGPTDLKVVPIDQR; translated from the coding sequence ATGCCGAAGTTCCTTGGCCGAGTTGAGTTCCCCTGCACGATTGAGTTGGGTCGAGGGCTCGAAGGCGCCATCACCAACGTCAGCAAGGTCGGCTACGTGGATGGCGAGGCCGGTCACCTCAACTATCGCGGCTACGACATTGCCGACCTCAGCGATCATTGCGCATTTGATGAAGTCGCCTATCTCCTCATCTTCGGCAAGCTGCCTAATAAGAAGGAGTTCGCCGGTTTTCGTGAGCGTCTCGCCAAGAGCGGCGATCTGCCCGATGTCATCATCAAGTTTATTGAGTCCATGCCGCGCGACGCGCATCCGATGAATGTACTACAGGCAGCGGTTGCCGCTCTTGCCTGTCTCGATAAGGACTCGCTTGTTGTTACGCATAGCGTGTCGAATGCCGCGGACGCCGTCGAGATGGAGACCGAGATTGCCATTCGAATCATGGCACGCACGCGGAGCATCGGCGCCGCGATTGCCCGAGCGCGCAGGGGGCTGCCGATCATCCAGCCCGATCCTTCGCTGTCGTTCACCGCGAATTATCTTTATCAGATGTCCGGAGAGCGCCCGACCGCGGTCACCGAGAAGCTCATGGACATCTGCCTGATTCTTCAGGCGGATCACGGCATGAACGCCTCGACGTTCACCGCGATGGTCGTCCACAGCTCGTTGGCGGATATGTACTCTACGATCGCGGCGGCGATCGGCTCACTCCGCGGGCCGCTGCACGGCGGGGCAAACGAGGCAGCGTTGGATGATCTGAAAGCCATCGGCGGGCCCGAGAAGGCCGCCGCCTGGGTCGCCGATCGAATCGCAAAAGGTCAAAAGGTCATCGGCTTTGGGCACCGGGTGTACAAGGCGTATGACCCGCGGGCGCTCGTTCTCAAGAAGCACGCCGAGGCGCTTTGTAAAGAAAAGGGCATGGAGTCGCTGTACCGAACGGCGGTCGAGGTTGAGAATCTGTTTCTGGGCGAGATGAAGGCCAAGGGCAAGCCGATTTATCCAAACGTGGACTACTACAGCGGCATCGTCTATCACGCGCTGGGCTTCCCGACCCCGCTTTTCCCAGTGATCTTCGCCGTGTCCCGCACTGCCGGATGGGCTGCCCGTGTGCTGGAATATTTGCCGGAGAACCGCATCTTCCGGCCGCGTGCGGTGTACGACGGTCCGACGGACCTGAAGGTCGTTCCGATCGACCAGCGGTAA
- a CDS encoding 2-oxoacid:acceptor oxidoreductase family protein, with protein sequence MIEMTIYGRGGQGGVTLAKLIATSYFLRGQFAQAFGVYAAERSGAPLQAYVRVDEYEIVNHNQVRTPDHVIVLDRTLISPSILTGLKPDGWIILNTPEDPESLGPEFAGRHVASIDATGIAIKHKLGTKSVPIVNTTMLGAVLRILGEPWESVADSLGDLRFDGANVGAAREAFDAICGIELPGTPIETRRAPQKPPPIDLLDEHVGEQSAIRTGSWANRQPHRHELLSPCSHACPAGNDIQSLVRCLRRGDYDEALSTLLQTTPLPAVCGRVCPAPCIDSCNRAIFDEPVQIRDLERAAADKGTRPKPSRPWRVHRVAVIGTGPAGLSAAYHLAKLGYRVDAFDGAEEAGGLLRYGIPSYRLPPEVLDAEIDYVVQHGVNLHVKAQVDRARLMDLSRQYDAVFVATGLQQIRSLDLGPANSRRVIEGIDFLDRIKHDKVALRGERVIVIGGGNTAIDAARSALRVGASAVEVVYRRSRREMPAIREEIDEALEEGVTLRELVAPVRLREVRDSMLLSCRRMTLGPPDKSGRRQPIPEVAEGNEFELPCDRIILALGQSSDLSILPEGAEISDRTRLLGLSGSPIFVGGDFATNDGTVAAAIGNGRRAAQHIHRTLSDETVGAAESVGVAGPDAMHMHVFSRVPAYRSRHLSATTRRHTFSEVRLGYEDNKPDAMLEAARCMSCGVCNGCDRCVEYCPEGILRRDGDGYLFDYDYCKGCGICATQCPRGVIYMAEL encoded by the coding sequence ATGATCGAAATGACCATCTACGGCCGTGGCGGGCAGGGCGGCGTCACGCTGGCAAAGCTCATCGCCACGTCCTATTTCCTTCGGGGACAGTTTGCCCAGGCCTTTGGGGTTTATGCAGCGGAAAGATCAGGGGCGCCGCTTCAGGCCTATGTCCGGGTCGACGAGTACGAAATAGTCAATCACAATCAGGTTCGAACGCCCGATCACGTCATCGTCCTCGATCGCACACTCATCAGCCCGTCGATTCTCACGGGTCTCAAACCGGACGGCTGGATCATCCTTAACACCCCTGAAGACCCAGAGAGCCTCGGTCCGGAATTCGCGGGGCGACACGTGGCCTCCATCGATGCCACGGGCATCGCCATCAAGCACAAGCTCGGAACCAAGTCGGTCCCGATCGTGAACACGACCATGCTGGGCGCCGTTCTGAGAATCCTCGGCGAGCCGTGGGAGTCGGTTGCCGATTCACTGGGCGATCTGCGCTTTGACGGGGCGAATGTCGGCGCGGCCCGCGAGGCATTTGACGCGATCTGCGGAATAGAGCTTCCGGGCACGCCCATTGAAACACGCCGGGCACCTCAAAAGCCGCCGCCCATCGACTTGCTCGACGAACACGTGGGCGAGCAGTCGGCCATCCGTACGGGATCGTGGGCGAACCGCCAACCGCACCGACATGAGTTGCTTTCGCCCTGCTCGCATGCATGCCCAGCGGGAAACGACATTCAGTCCTTGGTTCGCTGCCTGCGGCGCGGCGACTACGACGAGGCACTCTCGACGCTGTTGCAGACCACACCGCTTCCGGCAGTCTGCGGCAGAGTCTGCCCCGCGCCCTGCATCGATTCGTGCAATCGTGCGATCTTCGATGAGCCCGTGCAGATTCGAGACCTTGAGCGGGCGGCCGCCGACAAGGGGACTCGCCCGAAACCGTCGAGGCCGTGGCGTGTGCACCGAGTCGCGGTGATCGGTACCGGACCCGCCGGGCTCAGCGCGGCGTATCATCTGGCGAAGCTCGGCTACCGCGTGGACGCGTTTGACGGTGCTGAAGAGGCCGGGGGTCTCCTTCGCTACGGCATTCCTTCATATCGCCTGCCGCCGGAAGTGCTTGATGCGGAGATCGACTACGTCGTGCAGCATGGCGTGAATCTTCACGTTAAAGCGCAGGTCGACCGCGCGCGCCTCATGGATTTATCGCGACAGTACGATGCCGTATTCGTGGCCACCGGCCTGCAGCAGATTCGATCTCTCGATCTGGGTCCTGCAAATTCCCGCCGGGTTATTGAGGGCATCGACTTTCTCGATCGCATCAAGCATGACAAAGTGGCCCTGCGAGGCGAGCGCGTGATTGTCATCGGCGGCGGAAACACCGCTATCGATGCAGCACGTTCGGCGCTGCGCGTCGGCGCCTCGGCGGTGGAGGTTGTTTATCGACGAAGCCGGCGGGAGATGCCTGCGATCCGCGAGGAAATCGACGAGGCTCTCGAAGAGGGCGTCACCCTGCGTGAACTGGTCGCGCCCGTTCGGCTTCGTGAAGTCAGAGATTCCATGCTTCTTTCCTGCCGACGAATGACGCTTGGCCCACCGGATAAGAGCGGTCGTCGTCAGCCGATTCCGGAAGTCGCGGAGGGCAACGAGTTCGAGCTGCCTTGTGACCGTATCATTCTTGCGCTCGGTCAGTCCTCCGATCTTTCAATTTTGCCCGAGGGAGCGGAGATCTCCGATCGCACGCGTCTGCTTGGTCTTTCGGGTTCGCCTATCTTTGTCGGCGGCGACTTTGCGACGAATGACGGTACCGTCGCCGCGGCCATTGGTAACGGGCGTCGCGCCGCACAGCACATTCATCGCACGCTTTCCGACGAAACCGTGGGGGCGGCCGAGTCGGTAGGGGTGGCGGGACCGGATGCCATGCACATGCATGTTTTCTCCCGGGTCCCCGCCTACCGTAGCCGGCATCTATCTGCCACGACACGACGGCATACGTTTTCAGAAGTCCGCCTGGGGTACGAAGACAACAAGCCCGACGCAATGCTCGAGGCGGCCCGTTGCATGAGTTGCGGCGTCTGCAACGGTTGCGATCGATGCGTGGAGTATTGCCCCGAGGGGATCCTCCGCCGGGACGGCGACGGATATCTTTTTGACTACGACTACTGCAAAGGCTGCGGCATCTGCGCGACGCAGTGTCCGCGCGGTGTGATCTATATGGCGGAACTTTAA
- a CDS encoding cytochrome c: protein MKNPHTTCKCLIPFIAIAFLGIGTCSDGSSAPTVSLVPADDEHGLHVVNSERLRAVMEELCELNLDRRAHRADMGEMPENMERVSRLAAALSKDARLIPHLFKNNEMNDESRRVFDRLAARMERQCFDLVEVSQRNDTAAVGTKLSEIIATCNACHASFRGPILASTVR, encoded by the coding sequence ATGAAAAATCCGCATACTACATGTAAGTGCCTGATACCGTTTATCGCCATCGCCTTTCTCGGAATTGGAACGTGTTCCGACGGCTCTTCCGCGCCGACCGTTTCCCTGGTCCCCGCAGACGACGAGCACGGTCTGCACGTCGTCAACAGCGAGCGGCTCCGCGCGGTCATGGAAGAGCTTTGCGAGCTTAATTTGGACCGCCGTGCACATCGCGCCGATATGGGTGAGATGCCCGAGAACATGGAACGGGTGTCGCGGCTTGCGGCCGCTCTATCGAAGGATGCCCGATTGATTCCACACCTTTTCAAGAACAATGAAATGAACGATGAGAGTCGCCGCGTCTTCGATCGCCTCGCAGCCAGGATGGAACGTCAATGTTTTGACCTGGTCGAGGTTTCCCAGAGAAATGATACCGCAGCCGTTGGTACCAAGCTGAGCGAGATCATCGCCACTTGTAATGCCTGCCACGCATCGTTTCGCGGCCCGATTCTTGCCTCGACTGTTCGCTGA
- the porA gene encoding pyruvate ferredoxin oxidoreductase, producing the protein MARALVTGNNAAGQTLALAGEANRAARGCCAGAYPITPQTEIIEYLSSFAFTKGRVVPVESEHSAMGVCIGASLGGARSFTASSANGLAYMTENIFAAGYYRLPIVLIAVNRTLGPPWNIWVDQGDSLALRDAAWIQFYTESHQDLVDTILLAFRVAEDPRVLLPVMVAMDGFIISHTQMVVELPTQEQVDRYLPACKVPHYLHPGKAVTVGGLTWPRETAHHRREIQIAMERVPEVLNQAIDEFEKVFGRRPDGPLTTLQTDDADTIVVACNTMARTLRRVIPRQRERGRRVGMIKVKQFRPFPRKELRAAVTTAKRIGVLDRNHSPGSGGIFWQEAAASLRGPRDVILQDYIVGLGGGDVTPEIIEGIIDDLEARRSETEPIWEEATV; encoded by the coding sequence ATGGCTAGAGCACTTGTAACAGGCAATAACGCTGCGGGTCAGACACTGGCGCTTGCAGGGGAGGCTAATCGCGCGGCACGGGGCTGCTGTGCCGGCGCATACCCCATCACGCCACAGACCGAGATCATTGAGTATCTCAGTAGTTTTGCGTTCACCAAAGGTCGCGTCGTTCCGGTGGAATCGGAACACTCCGCCATGGGCGTTTGCATCGGCGCCTCCCTGGGCGGCGCCCGCTCGTTCACCGCATCCAGCGCCAACGGGCTGGCATACATGACAGAGAACATTTTCGCCGCCGGCTATTATCGCCTCCCCATTGTGCTCATCGCCGTCAACCGCACACTCGGTCCGCCATGGAATATCTGGGTGGATCAGGGCGACAGCCTCGCTCTTCGTGATGCGGCATGGATTCAGTTCTACACCGAATCCCATCAGGACCTCGTCGACACCATTCTCCTCGCCTTTCGCGTGGCGGAAGATCCTCGCGTGCTCCTCCCGGTCATGGTCGCGATGGATGGATTCATCATTTCCCACACTCAAATGGTCGTTGAACTGCCTACGCAGGAGCAGGTCGATCGATATCTTCCCGCCTGCAAGGTGCCGCATTATCTGCACCCCGGAAAGGCGGTCACCGTCGGCGGGCTTACCTGGCCGCGAGAAACAGCGCACCATCGTCGCGAGATTCAGATCGCGATGGAACGCGTTCCCGAAGTTCTCAACCAGGCCATTGACGAATTCGAAAAGGTCTTCGGGCGCCGTCCGGATGGCCCCCTGACGACCCTTCAAACTGATGACGCCGATACGATCGTCGTTGCGTGCAATACGATGGCCCGCACTCTGCGGCGCGTTATCCCCCGGCAGCGCGAGCGCGGCCGACGCGTCGGAATGATTAAAGTAAAGCAGTTCAGACCATTCCCGCGCAAAGAACTCAGGGCCGCGGTCACGACGGCTAAGCGCATTGGCGTGTTGGATCGGAACCACTCTCCCGGCTCCGGCGGAATCTTCTGGCAGGAAGCGGCCGCGAGCCTTCGAGGTCCCCGGGACGTCATTCTGCAGGATTACATCGTCGGTCTTGGGGGCGGCGACGTTACACCGGAGATCATCGAGGGAATCATCGACGACCTGGAAGCCCGCAGATCGGAAACAGAACCGATCTGGGAGGAGGCGACTGTATGA
- a CDS encoding class I SAM-dependent methyltransferase, whose protein sequence is MFGQTIDYFLLKPFTHTRNRATEAELNERAAQSSYTLADARAHLQKVIHTYFDGKLKVDPNLSYLDVGCGMGRLSIALADAGVRDVVGVEVVPRQVDEAKIVAERLLSGNRPEFYCADVNQWKTDRKFDILFGLGFMEHVNEPDRLLASLPGLMKPGGAALLSFEPFQAPRGDHLNAFFRIPIPWRGLIFSEEALMRLRRECFRPTDPAERLEDIVGGLNKMKYSEWLRYIRQAGLRIDFINVNPQLRRHQPLGLISDLVTKVPIVGRYFSAMVYVILRRIDDRNPQLRRVR, encoded by the coding sequence ATGTTTGGTCAGACCATTGACTACTTCTTATTGAAGCCCTTCACGCATACGCGTAACCGTGCGACTGAGGCCGAACTGAACGAACGTGCGGCGCAGTCCTCGTATACACTTGCGGATGCCAGGGCGCACCTGCAAAAAGTCATCCACACGTACTTTGACGGAAAGCTGAAGGTTGACCCCAATCTCAGTTATCTGGATGTCGGATGTGGGATGGGGCGACTCTCGATCGCCCTGGCTGATGCCGGCGTGCGAGATGTCGTCGGCGTCGAAGTGGTGCCACGACAGGTTGATGAGGCGAAAATCGTTGCCGAGCGGCTCCTCAGTGGTAATCGCCCGGAGTTCTACTGTGCCGACGTGAATCAGTGGAAGACCGATCGAAAGTTCGACATCCTCTTTGGTCTCGGCTTCATGGAGCATGTCAACGAACCGGACCGGCTGCTGGCCAGTTTGCCGGGCTTGATGAAGCCGGGCGGCGCAGCGTTACTCAGTTTCGAGCCGTTTCAGGCCCCAAGGGGCGATCATCTGAATGCGTTTTTCCGAATTCCCATTCCCTGGCGGGGGTTGATCTTTTCTGAAGAGGCCTTGATGCGGCTGAGGCGGGAGTGCTTTCGGCCGACAGACCCGGCAGAGCGGCTTGAAGATATTGTGGGCGGATTGAACAAGATGAAATACAGCGAATGGCTCCGTTACATTCGCCAAGCAGGTCTCAGGATAGACTTCATCAACGTGAATCCGCAACTAAGAAGGCATCAGCCACTTGGGTTGATTTCCGACCTAGTGACCAAGGTTCCCATCGTGGGTCGATATTTTTCTGCGATGGTGTATGTGATACTGCGGCGGATAGACGATCGGAATCCTCAACTGCGCCGAGTTCGGTAA
- the sucC gene encoding ADP-forming succinate--CoA ligase subunit beta has translation MKVHEYQARQLLAAAGAPVPRFEVIDSPDQASSAIKALGGGKLVVKAQVHAGGRGKAGYVILSDNQAEIEKNCARMLAEPMVSKQTGPQGVKVRKILLAPAVEIEKEYYVGMVLDRAKGCPVMMVSKEGGVEIEEVAAKNPDAIVKEWLHPLLGLQPYQLRRLTTALGLEGDHAKQAARTMDVLARIYLEKDCTLAEINPLVLTKGTNGKPGEIQAIDAKFSFDDSALFRHADIAELFDPTEENPNEIRASKHNLNYIALDGNIGCLVNGAGLAMATMDIIKLHGGDPANFLDVGGSVTKDGAIEAFRIILSDEKVKGILVNIFGGIAKCDVIADALIHAAREIGFKIPVVVRLEGTNVDKARAMLKEAAIPQLIPAADLTDAAKKVCAAV, from the coding sequence ATGAAAGTCCACGAATATCAGGCGCGACAGCTTCTCGCGGCCGCTGGGGCGCCGGTCCCCAGGTTTGAAGTCATCGACTCACCCGATCAGGCATCGTCAGCCATCAAGGCGCTGGGGGGCGGCAAGCTGGTCGTCAAAGCACAAGTCCATGCCGGCGGACGAGGCAAGGCCGGCTACGTCATCCTCTCCGACAACCAGGCCGAGATCGAAAAAAATTGCGCGCGGATGCTCGCCGAGCCCATGGTCTCCAAGCAGACCGGGCCGCAAGGCGTCAAGGTGCGAAAGATCCTCCTGGCCCCGGCCGTCGAGATCGAGAAAGAGTACTACGTCGGCATGGTGCTCGATCGGGCCAAAGGCTGCCCGGTCATGATGGTGTCGAAGGAAGGCGGCGTGGAGATCGAAGAGGTCGCCGCCAAGAACCCGGACGCCATCGTCAAGGAATGGCTGCACCCGCTCCTGGGCTTGCAGCCGTATCAACTCCGGCGGCTCACGACCGCCCTGGGACTCGAGGGCGACCACGCCAAACAGGCGGCACGGACGATGGACGTGCTCGCTCGAATCTACCTGGAGAAGGACTGCACATTGGCGGAGATCAACCCACTGGTCCTGACCAAGGGGACCAACGGAAAGCCCGGCGAGATTCAGGCGATCGACGCGAAGTTCAGCTTCGACGACAGCGCCCTCTTTCGTCACGCGGACATCGCGGAGCTCTTCGATCCGACCGAGGAGAACCCGAACGAGATCAGGGCCTCGAAGCACAACCTGAACTACATCGCCCTCGACGGAAACATCGGCTGCCTGGTTAACGGCGCCGGTCTGGCGATGGCCACCATGGACATCATCAAGCTCCACGGCGGAGACCCGGCGAACTTCCTGGACGTGGGCGGTAGCGTCACCAAGGACGGCGCCATCGAGGCATTCCGCATCATCCTGAGCGACGAAAAGGTAAAGGGCATCCTCGTCAACATCTTCGGCGGCATCGCCAAGTGCGACGTCATCGCCGACGCCCTCATCCACGCGGCTCGGGAAATCGGCTTCAAGATTCCCGTCGTCGTGCGGCTCGAAGGCACCAACGTCGACAAGGCCCGGGCAATGCTCAAAGAGGCGGCGATCCCGCAGCTCATACCCGCGGCCGACCTAACCGACGCGGCGAAAAAAGTCTGCGCGGCGGTCTAA